The Haladaptatus cibarius D43 genome window below encodes:
- a CDS encoding cytochrome c oxidase subunit 3 — MTDSATSSATADADAHESHHERSQWPVVSAVGAGLLYAGVALFLLGRATDVIPAIVGAIAGVVGFGAFVAGLVGWLNQAYLAGYWRNQASARKRRAYRATMILFLVTDVATFAAGFTYYVFVRIGGWPPQNLPDVLTSLVLVNTVLLVLSSFTLHFSHAALENNRRNRFLALLGVTILLGVAFVAGQVLEYYEFIVGEGFTLTSGIFGSAFFGLTGLHGLHVTLGVILLGIVFWRAKRGQYDSDRDTSITTVSYYWHFVDVVWLILVLMLYVGAEITV, encoded by the coding sequence ATGACCGATTCGGCGACCAGTAGTGCGACTGCGGACGCTGACGCCCACGAATCCCATCACGAACGCAGTCAGTGGCCGGTCGTCTCGGCAGTCGGGGCGGGCCTGCTGTACGCCGGAGTCGCACTGTTCCTGTTGGGGCGCGCGACGGATGTCATTCCCGCGATTGTCGGCGCTATCGCCGGGGTCGTCGGTTTCGGTGCGTTCGTCGCCGGACTCGTCGGATGGCTCAATCAGGCGTATTTGGCGGGCTACTGGCGGAATCAGGCGAGCGCCCGAAAACGCCGGGCGTACCGAGCGACCATGATTCTGTTTCTGGTGACGGACGTAGCGACGTTCGCCGCGGGGTTCACCTACTACGTTTTCGTCCGCATCGGCGGGTGGCCGCCGCAGAACCTCCCCGACGTGTTGACCTCGTTGGTGCTCGTCAACACGGTCTTGCTCGTCCTGAGCAGTTTCACGCTCCATTTTTCACATGCGGCGCTCGAAAACAACCGCCGGAATCGGTTTCTCGCGCTGTTGGGCGTGACGATTCTCCTCGGCGTCGCGTTCGTCGCGGGGCAGGTCTTGGAGTACTACGAGTTCATCGTCGGGGAAGGGTTCACGCTCACCTCTGGGATTTTCGGAAGCGCCTTCTTCGGCCTCACCGGACTCCACGGTCTGCACGTTACACTCGGCGTGATTTTGCTCGGCATCGTCTTCTGGCGGGCCAAACGCGGCCAGTACGATTCAGACCGGGATACGTCGATTACCACGGTTTCGTACTACTGGCATTTCGTCGATGTCGTCTGGCTGATTCTCGTCCTCATGCTGTACGTCGGGGCCGAAATAACGGTGTGA
- a CDS encoding TIGR00266 family protein: protein MEYEITNGPSNAVLTVELDTDEYVEAKTGAMVSRSATMAADTEIAGGEGITGMLSRAISDEQEMITNTFTAEENGAHVTLAPDTPGDIVPIDLAETGRIKAQSGSALAWSPEVEHETALNNARNFFSSSELTVLALDGDGIAFLSSYGSIYSVDISDDDPLIVDEDHLVAWTDGLDLTRERDGGIKSSFLGGEGRVTRFSGEGTTWLQTRDPLVFMSGMSSE, encoded by the coding sequence ATGGAATACGAAATCACCAACGGGCCGAGCAACGCGGTGCTTACAGTCGAACTCGACACCGACGAATACGTCGAAGCGAAAACCGGTGCGATGGTGAGCAGAAGTGCGACCATGGCCGCAGACACGGAAATCGCGGGTGGCGAGGGAATTACGGGGATGCTCTCACGGGCCATCAGCGACGAACAGGAAATGATTACGAACACGTTCACAGCGGAGGAAAACGGCGCACACGTCACTCTCGCGCCGGATACGCCGGGCGACATCGTCCCCATCGACCTCGCCGAAACCGGGCGCATCAAGGCCCAATCCGGGTCTGCGCTGGCGTGGTCACCGGAAGTCGAACACGAAACCGCACTCAACAACGCGCGGAACTTCTTCTCGTCCAGCGAGTTGACCGTTCTCGCACTCGACGGGGACGGCATCGCCTTCCTCTCGTCCTACGGGTCGATTTACAGCGTGGACATCAGCGACGACGACCCACTCATCGTGGACGAAGACCACCTCGTCGCGTGGACGGACGGACTCGACCTCACGCGGGAGCGCGACGGCGGTATCAAGTCCTCGTTCCTCGGCGGTGAAGGGCGCGTCACTCGTTTCTCGGGTGAGGGAACCACATGGCTCCAAACCCGCGACCCCCTCGTGTTCATGAGCGGCATGTCCAGCGAGTAA
- a CDS encoding pantoate kinase, with product MKAFAPGSVTAVFAPTESGDESRGASMAIEDGIVADVQNANETEIALDGEATDFEPVEGVLDQLGVTARVELDAAIPIGCGFGASGAATLATAISANEVFELGYSQDELVGVSHVAEVEAGTGLGDVFIQSAGGLLMDDGSGRKRWEPTDAVEYVSFGGMSTSDALGDEALMARVRTVGGRTLRSFPDEPSLERVIRDSWAFARELELPTSQVRETVREVESEGGVASMAMLGETVFAVGVDGILPNRTKVSHHGSQLL from the coding sequence ATGAAAGCGTTCGCACCGGGAAGCGTGACGGCCGTGTTCGCACCGACCGAATCGGGCGACGAATCGAGGGGCGCGAGCATGGCAATCGAGGACGGTATCGTGGCCGACGTGCAAAACGCCAACGAAACCGAAATCGCGCTCGACGGCGAGGCAACCGATTTCGAACCGGTCGAAGGCGTTCTTGACCAACTCGGTGTTACGGCGCGGGTCGAACTCGACGCCGCGATTCCCATCGGTTGTGGATTCGGCGCGAGCGGCGCGGCAACGCTCGCAACCGCGATTTCCGCGAACGAAGTTTTCGAACTCGGCTATTCACAGGACGAACTGGTCGGGGTTTCGCACGTCGCAGAGGTCGAAGCAGGAACTGGACTCGGTGACGTGTTCATTCAGTCTGCAGGGGGACTGTTGATGGACGACGGGTCAGGGAGAAAACGATGGGAACCGACCGACGCCGTGGAGTACGTTTCCTTCGGCGGTATGTCCACGAGCGACGCCCTCGGCGACGAGGCACTCATGGCTCGCGTTCGAACCGTCGGCGGACGAACCCTGCGTTCGTTTCCAGACGAACCGTCGCTAGAGCGAGTGATTCGGGATTCGTGGGCGTTCGCTCGCGAACTCGAACTGCCGACGAGTCAAGTTCGAGAAACCGTCCGCGAAGTGGAATCAGAAGGCGGCGTGGCGAGCATGGCGATGCTCGGCGAAACCGTGTTCGCCGTCGGTGTCGATGGTATTCTACCCAACAGAACGAAAGTGTCCCACCACGGTTCACAGCTTCTATAG
- a CDS encoding DUF7501 family protein, which yields MPYETQPAQATSWTNPERCPFCDAALEDGGWGFIAHVRANPSCKTEYDMWREQIAGDIGGEWGG from the coding sequence ATGCCGTATGAAACACAACCAGCGCAGGCGACTTCGTGGACGAATCCGGAACGGTGTCCGTTCTGTGATGCCGCCCTCGAAGACGGTGGCTGGGGATTCATCGCTCACGTGCGAGCGAACCCATCGTGCAAAACCGAGTACGACATGTGGCGCGAGCAGATTGCCGGAGATATAGGCGGCGAGTGGGGCGGATAG
- a CDS encoding DUF7344 domain-containing protein, whose product MDGEENSLRTLLQILAEPRRRYALYHLRRHDETTVTRLADNVAGWMDAVQYEPLSAEAHVHIYTELHHTDIPKLSAAKIVRLHEDEERLEVVRFPEMLSNLLDVTLEYDDKES is encoded by the coding sequence ATGGATGGCGAGGAGAACTCACTGCGGACATTGCTACAGATTCTCGCGGAGCCGCGGCGACGGTACGCGCTGTACCATCTTCGGCGACACGACGAAACCACGGTAACGCGCCTCGCCGACAACGTCGCGGGGTGGATGGACGCCGTCCAGTACGAACCGCTGTCGGCGGAGGCGCACGTCCACATCTACACCGAACTCCATCACACCGACATTCCGAAGCTCAGCGCCGCGAAAATCGTCCGTCTTCACGAGGACGAGGAGCGATTGGAAGTCGTTCGGTTCCCGGAAATGTTGAGCAATCTGCTCGACGTAACGCTCGAATACGACGACAAAGAGAGCTAA
- a CDS encoding ArsR/SmtB family transcription factor — MVDFLPSTVDSVADEERDPRVVGVDSEDADKLLSALSSETGRNILSALYEEPATPTTIAERVDTSLQNVRYHLEKLEDGNLIEVADTAYSEKGREMKVYAPTAGPLVLFAGNEDDTVGLESALSNLLGGLGVLGVASLVVQRLSAGRLLPSFGSSSGGDSYDDGGYQGGNETGDSGSGADGNSNLSTDSTTAPATDSADETVTVTESVPDSGTEVTTQASETTETAGDATTTTLDQTTDGVQETATTAVQTVTEGSATAGVPPGLLFFLGGALILALGFAVWYIRVYRKSA; from the coding sequence ATGGTCGACTTTCTGCCCTCCACCGTCGACTCCGTCGCGGACGAAGAGCGCGACCCGCGAGTCGTCGGCGTCGATAGCGAGGATGCCGATAAACTCCTCTCGGCGCTTTCGTCCGAAACCGGGCGAAACATCCTTTCGGCCCTCTACGAGGAACCGGCGACTCCGACAACCATCGCGGAACGAGTCGATACGTCCCTGCAAAACGTCCGGTATCACCTCGAAAAACTAGAAGACGGAAACCTCATCGAAGTTGCAGACACGGCCTACTCCGAGAAGGGACGCGAGATGAAAGTGTACGCCCCCACAGCAGGGCCGCTCGTCCTCTTCGCCGGAAACGAAGACGACACAGTCGGACTGGAATCCGCCCTCTCGAACCTCCTCGGCGGACTCGGTGTCCTCGGCGTGGCGAGTTTGGTCGTCCAGCGACTCTCCGCGGGACGACTGTTGCCGTCGTTTGGGTCGTCCTCGGGTGGGGATAGCTATGACGACGGTGGCTATCAGGGTGGGAACGAAACCGGCGATTCCGGTTCTGGAGCGGACGGGAACAGTAACTTGAGCACTGACTCGACGACTGCACCGGCCACCGACAGCGCCGACGAAACGGTGACGGTGACAGAATCGGTTCCCGACAGCGGAACTGAAGTGACGACGCAAGCTTCTGAGACGACCGAAACCGCTGGCGACGCCACAACGACGACCCTTGACCAGACGACGGACGGAGTGCAGGAAACCGCGACGACGGCGGTTCAGACGGTTACGGAAGGGTCTGCGACCGCCGGAGTTCCACCCGGCCTGCTCTTTTTCTTGGGTGGCGCGCTGATTCTCGCCCTCGGATTTGCGGTCTGGTACATCCGCGTGTATCGAAAATCGGCCTGA
- a CDS encoding GerW family sporulation protein produces MASFKRIESLAERLRQSASVKTVYGESISAGDQTIVPVASVGYGFGGSGDENSSGVGGGVGATPVGVVEITPDGTRCIRFAESRRVGVALVVGFLLGVLLKRRK; encoded by the coding sequence GTGGCTTCTTTCAAACGAATCGAATCGCTGGCCGAGCGACTTCGACAAAGTGCAAGCGTCAAAACGGTGTATGGCGAGTCGATTTCAGCGGGCGACCAAACCATCGTCCCAGTGGCGAGCGTCGGGTACGGATTCGGCGGCAGTGGCGACGAAAACAGCAGTGGAGTGGGTGGTGGCGTTGGTGCAACGCCTGTCGGGGTAGTCGAAATAACACCGGATGGAACACGTTGTATTCGATTTGCGGAATCGCGCCGTGTCGGAGTCGCGCTGGTTGTGGGCTTCTTGCTTGGCGTGCTTCTGAAACGGCGAAAATGA
- a CDS encoding phytoene/squalene synthase family protein yields the protein MVTERQLSTSKSVHQRTGPTFYLATRLLPERVRHPTYVLYAFFRTADEIVDDAAGVPPDEQRAELERLRRQALGSESTDDPVLAAFREVADERGISDAKIEVFVEAMQTDIDKARYETYDELETYMRGSAAAVGEMMLAIMDADDPEQARPHAIALGEAFQLTNFLRDVREDVVERNRIYLPQTTLSRHGVTNEQIRQFDYSESFAAVMRDELKRAESLYWDGVAGVQYLPADCQLAVLLASVLYADHHRLIRAREYDVLSETPQLRTTRKLWLLAKTRWQWRFSRDPETVFRAVSSIPDGDDNRTGTGSPMPTR from the coding sequence ATGGTCACAGAACGACAACTCTCAACAAGTAAATCAGTGCATCAGCGAACCGGCCCGACATTTTATCTCGCAACTCGTCTCCTGCCGGAACGAGTGCGTCATCCGACCTACGTGTTGTACGCTTTCTTCCGAACCGCGGACGAAATCGTGGACGACGCCGCGGGGGTTCCGCCGGACGAACAGCGGGCCGAACTCGAACGACTCCGGCGGCAAGCGTTGGGCAGTGAATCCACGGACGACCCCGTTCTCGCGGCGTTTCGTGAAGTTGCGGACGAACGCGGAATTTCGGACGCCAAAATCGAGGTGTTCGTCGAGGCCATGCAGACCGACATCGACAAGGCGCGCTATGAAACCTACGACGAACTGGAAACGTACATGCGCGGGTCTGCCGCCGCCGTCGGCGAGATGATGCTCGCCATCATGGATGCGGACGACCCAGAGCAAGCCCGCCCGCACGCCATCGCGCTCGGCGAAGCCTTTCAGTTGACCAACTTCCTCCGGGACGTGCGCGAGGACGTGGTGGAACGAAATCGTATCTATCTGCCGCAGACGACACTTTCGCGCCACGGCGTGACGAACGAACAAATCCGCCAATTCGACTACTCAGAGTCGTTCGCCGCGGTCATGCGCGACGAACTCAAACGGGCGGAATCGCTGTACTGGGACGGGGTGGCAGGTGTCCAGTATCTTCCGGCGGACTGCCAACTGGCCGTCCTGCTCGCGTCGGTGTTGTACGCCGACCATCACCGACTCATTCGGGCACGGGAGTACGACGTACTGTCCGAAACGCCGCAGTTGCGGACGACCCGAAAGCTGTGGCTTCTCGCCAAAACGCGCTGGCAGTGGCGGTTTTCCCGCGACCCGGAAACCGTCTTTCGGGCCGTGAGCAGTATTCCAGACGGTGACGACAATCGAACGGGAACCGGGTCGCCGATGCCGACCCGGTGA
- the cruF gene encoding bisanhydrobacterioruberin hydratase yields MDRREAEAKLSEIIRENRFTIAVIFPLVGALLFVAGYEAWLPAWLAQNPFLIIFGTLVMRSPLVAGLLPKIDRRAGIALVVLALYTYAIEFVGVTTGQPYGEFHYQLELGPMLFGTVPAGLPVFFFPLVLNSYLLCLLLLGPRANSRFARVLASLAVVLVIDLVLDPAAVALGFWAYDGGGAYYGVPVSNYLGWVLSGTIAVGLVELGFDWRALRARLDDCEFMLDDMVSFVILWGAMNAYFGNWVPVAIAVLLFAGLRRIDRFDFAVGQSARGTPR; encoded by the coding sequence GTGGATAGACGCGAAGCGGAGGCCAAACTGTCCGAAATCATCCGCGAAAACCGGTTCACAATTGCCGTGATTTTCCCGCTCGTCGGTGCCCTGCTGTTCGTGGCTGGCTACGAGGCGTGGCTTCCCGCGTGGCTGGCGCAAAACCCGTTTCTCATCATCTTCGGGACGCTCGTCATGCGGTCGCCACTCGTTGCTGGACTCCTCCCCAAAATCGACCGTCGGGCCGGAATCGCGCTCGTGGTACTCGCGCTCTACACCTACGCCATCGAGTTCGTCGGCGTGACGACCGGACAGCCCTACGGCGAGTTTCATTACCAACTCGAACTCGGGCCGATGCTGTTCGGGACGGTTCCGGCGGGTCTGCCCGTCTTTTTCTTCCCGCTCGTGCTGAACAGTTATCTGCTCTGTCTGCTATTGCTCGGCCCGCGAGCGAACTCCCGGTTCGCTCGCGTTCTCGCCTCGCTCGCCGTCGTTCTCGTCATCGACCTCGTGTTAGACCCCGCCGCGGTGGCGCTCGGCTTCTGGGCCTACGACGGCGGCGGGGCGTACTACGGCGTCCCGGTGTCGAACTATCTGGGATGGGTGCTCTCCGGAACCATCGCGGTCGGATTGGTCGAACTCGGCTTCGACTGGCGGGCACTCCGTGCCCGCCTCGATGACTGTGAGTTCATGCTGGACGACATGGTCAGCTTCGTCATCCTCTGGGGAGCGATGAACGCCTATTTCGGAAACTGGGTTCCCGTCGCAATTGCCGTCCTGCTGTTCGCCGGACTGCGTCGAATCGACCGATTCGACTTCGCTGTGGGTCAGTCGGCGCGGGGAACACCGCGCTGA
- a CDS encoding prenyltransferase: MIRYLLKLSRPRFWLYLAGPVLVGVAYGAQTVDDLFSLPVFALFAYFLLPANVFLYGINDIFDADIDEENPKKDEQEVRYQGSQVVPIAVALSVLLGLGLLLITPTVAWPWLLGFLLLGAEYSAPPLRFKTTPLLDSLSNGLYILPGAAAYAALSGSHPPLLAVIGGWLWAMAMHTFSAIPDIEPDEKAGIRTTATMLGEQKTLAYCAVCWLLSAVLFGLLDPRAGLLLLCYPALVAAWVARDVAVDRAYWWYPAINTVVGMVLTVGGLWRVVRG; this comes from the coding sequence ATGATCCGATATTTGCTCAAACTGTCGCGGCCGCGATTCTGGCTCTATCTCGCGGGGCCGGTACTGGTCGGTGTCGCCTACGGCGCACAGACCGTTGACGACCTGTTTTCGCTCCCGGTATTCGCGCTGTTCGCCTACTTTCTGCTTCCGGCGAACGTCTTCCTCTACGGCATCAACGACATCTTCGACGCCGACATCGACGAAGAAAATCCGAAAAAGGACGAACAGGAAGTTCGGTATCAAGGGAGCCAAGTGGTTCCAATCGCAGTCGCGCTTTCGGTTCTGCTGGGACTCGGCTTGCTCCTCATTACCCCAACAGTCGCGTGGCCGTGGCTCCTCGGCTTTCTGCTCCTCGGAGCGGAGTATTCGGCTCCACCACTGCGTTTCAAGACGACGCCATTGCTAGATTCGCTTTCGAACGGGTTGTATATCCTGCCGGGAGCGGCGGCTTACGCCGCACTTTCCGGGAGTCATCCACCCCTGTTAGCCGTGATTGGTGGCTGGCTCTGGGCCATGGCGATGCACACGTTTTCCGCGATTCCGGACATCGAACCCGACGAGAAGGCCGGAATTAGAACTACTGCCACGATGCTCGGTGAACAAAAAACCCTCGCGTACTGTGCGGTCTGCTGGTTGCTGTCGGCAGTCTTGTTCGGCCTGCTCGACCCGCGAGCAGGCCTGCTTCTGCTCTGCTATCCCGCGCTCGTCGCGGCGTGGGTCGCCCGCGACGTGGCGGTCGACCGGGCTTACTGGTGGTATCCCGCCATCAACACCGTCGTCGGGATGGTGCTGACGGTCGGCGGACTCTGGAGGGTCGTCCGTGGATAG
- a CDS encoding phytoene desaturase family protein, with protein MNLAGESVVIVGSGFGGLSTACYLADAGADVTVVEKNEQLGGRASRLEEDGFRFDMGPSWYLMPDVFERFFGHFDRTPSDYYRLQRLDPHYRIFFKDGDKVDILPNLKHNKELFESYEEGAGEELTRYLDRSEENYGVGMEHFVYTDRSRFRDYVSLNVAKNARGLNLLGSMQDHVENYFDHPKLQQIMQYTLVFLGGSPNNTPAIYNLMSHVDFNLGVYYPEGGLGGVVDGIVQLGEELGVKYVTDYEVTGITGHEDDFLVHSGDESMFADIVVSDADYAHTEQELLPPEARKYDADYWESRTYAPSAFLMYLGVEGDVEELAHHTLVLPENWNEHFDQIFENPAWPDDPAYYLCVPSKTDDTVAPEGHSNLFVLVPIAPGLPDGDAIREEYREKILDDVAENTGVSLRDRIVFEKQFCVSDFADRYNSMQGTALGLAHTLMQTGPMRPRHRSPKVDGLYFTGSYTTPGIGVPMCLIGGQHTADAVLEDH; from the coding sequence ATGAATCTCGCTGGGGAGTCGGTCGTAATCGTCGGGAGCGGATTCGGCGGCCTCTCGACGGCTTGCTATCTCGCTGACGCTGGTGCAGACGTGACGGTCGTAGAAAAGAACGAACAACTCGGCGGACGGGCGAGTCGCCTCGAAGAGGACGGCTTCCGGTTCGACATGGGGCCGTCGTGGTACCTCATGCCCGACGTGTTCGAGCGCTTTTTCGGCCACTTCGACCGCACGCCGAGCGACTACTACAGGCTTCAGCGACTCGACCCGCATTATCGGATTTTCTTCAAAGATGGGGACAAGGTAGATATTCTTCCCAACCTCAAACACAACAAGGAACTGTTCGAATCCTACGAGGAGGGTGCTGGCGAGGAACTAACGCGATATCTCGACCGCTCCGAGGAAAATTACGGCGTCGGGATGGAGCATTTCGTCTACACCGACCGTTCCCGGTTCCGGGATTATGTCTCGTTGAACGTGGCGAAAAACGCCCGCGGGCTGAACCTTCTCGGGTCGATGCAAGACCACGTCGAGAACTACTTCGACCATCCGAAGCTCCAGCAGATAATGCAGTACACGCTGGTGTTTCTGGGCGGCTCGCCGAACAACACACCTGCAATCTACAACCTGATGAGCCACGTCGATTTCAACCTCGGCGTCTACTATCCGGAAGGCGGTCTAGGTGGCGTGGTCGATGGTATCGTTCAGTTGGGGGAAGAACTGGGCGTCAAATACGTCACGGACTACGAAGTGACGGGCATCACGGGACACGAGGACGATTTCCTCGTCCACAGCGGCGACGAGTCGATGTTCGCCGACATCGTGGTGAGCGACGCCGATTACGCCCACACCGAACAGGAACTCCTTCCACCGGAAGCGCGCAAGTACGACGCCGACTACTGGGAGTCGCGCACCTACGCACCTTCGGCGTTCCTCATGTACCTCGGCGTCGAGGGCGACGTGGAGGAACTCGCCCACCACACACTCGTCCTGCCCGAAAACTGGAACGAGCATTTCGACCAGATTTTCGAAAATCCGGCGTGGCCCGACGACCCGGCGTACTACCTTTGTGTGCCGAGCAAAACCGACGATACGGTTGCTCCCGAGGGACACAGCAACCTGTTCGTCCTCGTTCCGATTGCCCCCGGACTTCCGGATGGGGATGCCATCCGCGAAGAGTACCGCGAGAAGATTCTGGACGACGTGGCCGAAAACACGGGCGTTTCACTTCGGGATAGAATCGTTTTCGAAAAACAGTTCTGCGTCTCCGACTTCGCAGACCGCTACAACAGCATGCAGGGAACCGCCCTCGGACTGGCGCACACGCTGATGCAAACCGGCCCGATGCGGCCCCGCCATCGCTCTCCCAAGGTCGATGGCTTGTACTTCACCGGGTCGTACACCACGCCGGGAATCGGCGTCCCGATGTGTCTCATCGGCGGGCAACACACCGCGGACGCCGTTTTAGAAGACCATTAA
- a CDS encoding ATP-binding cassette domain-containing protein, which yields MIRIEDVSVTLGDSRVLDNVDARVPDGTFVGLVGPNGAGKTTLLRAMNGVLSPDSGRVLVDGDSIAALSSKAASRKVATVPQDTTLSFDFDVRDVVAMGRNPYRSRFGSDIDGGDGESGDNDDSKNSTSAAVVERAMERTDVMQFADRSITAVSGGERQRILLARALAQDTPVLLLDEPTASLDINHQVRTFELVRELVHEGKTVVAAIHDLNLAAHYCDELLLLDSGSVLSSGPPTDVLAEDTLREAFNARAVVSSHPVTGSTYVTALPERATGREQDGGGRIHVVGGGGTVSRLLYVLSAAGYDVSIGVLNEGDSDLETARLLGLETVVEEPFAPIGSEAQAALEEKIRAADATILGDVEIGSGNLANLEAVSAADSVVVVEERQFEARNYAGSAAVATYRELCERGHVVSPDDVLSAVEAAFAEES from the coding sequence GTGATTCGAATCGAGGACGTTTCGGTGACGCTCGGCGATTCGAGGGTACTCGACAACGTCGATGCTCGCGTTCCGGACGGAACATTCGTCGGCCTCGTCGGGCCGAACGGGGCGGGAAAAACCACGCTCCTTCGGGCGATGAACGGGGTTCTGTCGCCCGATTCGGGCCGCGTGCTGGTCGATGGTGATTCGATAGCAGCCCTCTCGTCCAAGGCCGCCAGTCGAAAAGTTGCGACGGTTCCACAGGATACGACCCTCTCGTTCGATTTCGACGTGCGCGATGTGGTCGCAATGGGGCGCAATCCATACCGGTCGCGGTTCGGTAGTGACATCGATGGCGGTGACGGCGAGAGCGGCGACAACGACGACAGCAAAAACAGCACCAGCGCGGCCGTGGTCGAACGAGCGATGGAGCGAACCGACGTGATGCAGTTCGCCGACAGGTCGATTACCGCCGTCAGCGGCGGTGAGCGCCAGCGAATCCTGCTGGCGCGGGCGCTGGCACAAGACACGCCAGTTCTCCTGCTCGACGAACCGACGGCCAGTCTCGACATCAATCATCAGGTGCGAACGTTCGAACTGGTTCGTGAACTCGTCCATGAGGGAAAAACCGTCGTGGCCGCGATTCACGACCTGAACCTCGCGGCGCACTACTGCGACGAACTCCTCCTGCTCGATTCGGGGTCGGTGCTCTCGTCCGGGCCACCCACAGACGTTCTCGCGGAAGACACTCTCCGCGAGGCGTTCAACGCCCGAGCGGTCGTCTCCAGTCATCCCGTGACGGGTTCGACCTACGTGACTGCTCTCCCGGAGCGAGCGACGGGGAGAGAACAGGATGGAGGCGGTAGAATCCACGTCGTCGGTGGCGGCGGAACCGTCTCGCGCCTGCTCTACGTCCTCTCTGCGGCGGGCTACGACGTTTCGATCGGGGTGCTGAACGAAGGCGACTCAGACCTCGAAACCGCGCGATTGCTTGGACTGGAAACCGTCGTGGAAGAACCGTTCGCGCCCATCGGTTCCGAGGCGCAGGCGGCCCTCGAAGAAAAAATCCGAGCGGCAGACGCGACTATTCTCGGGGACGTGGAAATCGGGTCGGGAAATCTGGCGAACCTCGAAGCGGTTTCGGCGGCGGATTCCGTCGTCGTCGTGGAAGAACGCCAGTTCGAAGCGCGAAACTACGCCGGAAGCGCCGCAGTCGCGACCTATCGAGAACTGTGCGAGCGCGGGCACGTCGTCTCACCGGACGACGTGCTTTCGGCGGTCGAGGCCGCGTTCGCGGAAGAATCGTAG
- the btuC gene encoding vitamin B12 ABC transporter permease BtuC, producing the protein MSARVTTWCGGLAAAFVAVVLASAATGPTSLSALVVTKTLLNELAIPTGATLANHTLSLPGVLSVGVPLPDFSYTPIFSFSVPQTAQIIVVTLRMPRIVLAGVVGFALATAGVVMQGFFRNPMADPSIIGVSSGAAVGAVATIAFSISLPFALPVFSFVGAIVAAFGVYLLATQNGRTPVATLLLAGVAVQTLLGAVVSYLLLESGESLREAVFWLMGHLHYASWGKVWIALPVALFGFVVLALFAQDLNVLLLGEEDAHNLGVEVERTKRLLLAVASIVTAAAVSVSGVIGFVGLVVPHVMRLLVGPDHRILLPTSALAGAVFLVVTDTIARSATGAAELPVGIVTAFLGAPFFLYLLRKREVHAL; encoded by the coding sequence ATGAGCGCGCGGGTGACGACGTGGTGTGGCGGATTAGCGGCGGCGTTCGTCGCGGTTGTGTTAGCCAGCGCCGCGACCGGGCCGACTTCGCTCTCGGCCCTCGTCGTAACGAAAACACTGCTCAACGAGCTGGCGATACCGACCGGTGCCACTCTCGCAAACCACACGCTTTCGCTTCCGGGCGTCCTCTCCGTCGGCGTTCCGCTCCCAGATTTTTCGTACACACCGATTTTTTCGTTTTCTGTCCCCCAAACCGCGCAAATCATCGTCGTTACCCTTCGAATGCCGCGAATCGTCCTCGCCGGAGTCGTCGGCTTTGCCCTCGCAACCGCGGGCGTCGTCATGCAGGGATTTTTCCGGAATCCGATGGCTGACCCGTCCATCATCGGTGTTTCGTCGGGGGCGGCGGTCGGCGCGGTAGCGACCATCGCGTTTTCGATCTCGCTCCCCTTCGCACTCCCCGTCTTTTCGTTCGTCGGCGCAATCGTCGCCGCCTTCGGGGTGTACCTGCTGGCGACGCAAAACGGGAGAACGCCAGTTGCAACGCTCCTGCTTGCGGGCGTTGCAGTTCAGACGCTTTTGGGAGCGGTCGTCTCCTATCTCCTGCTCGAAAGCGGCGAAAGCCTCCGTGAGGCGGTTTTCTGGCTGATGGGCCACCTCCACTACGCGTCGTGGGGGAAAGTGTGGATCGCGCTTCCGGTCGCACTCTTCGGCTTCGTGGTGCTCGCCCTGTTCGCACAGGACTTGAACGTCCTCCTCCTCGGGGAGGAGGACGCCCACAACCTCGGCGTCGAAGTAGAGCGAACCAAACGCCTGCTTCTCGCCGTCGCCAGCATCGTCACCGCCGCCGCGGTTTCGGTTTCCGGCGTTATCGGATTCGTCGGCCTCGTGGTTCCGCACGTCATGCGTCTTTTGGTCGGGCCTGACCACCGAATCCTGCTTCCGACCAGCGCCCTCGCCGGGGCCGTCTTCCTCGTCGTAACCGACACCATCGCCCGGTCTGCGACAGGCGCAGCGGAACTCCCGGTCGGCATCGTCACCGCGTTCCTCGGCGCGCCGTTTTTCCTCTACCTGCTCCGCAAGCGCGAGGTGCACGCGCTGTGA